Part of the Xiphophorus couchianus chromosome 8, X_couchianus-1.0, whole genome shotgun sequence genome is shown below.
GTATCAGAAGGCTCGTACCTATAAAGCCGGACACATTGCCTGCGTGTTTAGCCATGTTAATCTCCAGCACATAGTTTGCATGGCTGCTGTAACCAAGTAAGTCTGCCACCTTTGCCCTTAGTTGGATTAGCTGTTCAAGAATCGCCGTGTTCACCTGGGGGAAAgtagaaagcaaaaaaaaacaaaaaaaaaacacctgaatcaTGTTGTCAGAAACGACTAATTAACAAAAAGATAATTCAGGATTTCTGTTCAAACACTATAAATAGCTTTAAACTTTcgaatcttaattttttttgagaGAATGGGGTTGTTGGTAAGTGGAATTACTCACCTGTTTACACCTGCTGTGGAAAGCTGTTTCCATCTTCCTCCGGGTCTCAGGATTGTGGCACCTCTTCATCAGGGGGTGGTAGTGGGGATATTCCAGCGTCACCTTGTACTTCCCCTCTGCTGTCCTCTCCAGACCATTGAGATAGATTTCAGCGAGGCCTCCTTCGCCAGGTGAACAAAGTGAGAATGAATGTCTTGCACTTCTTTGCATGAGGCACTGATTAATGCAAGCAGGCTTTTACCCAGTTCATGCTcggaaaaaacaagaaatgtattGTCCTCATTCAGATTCCTGTTGAATTCTATGGAGAGGTCACTGATAAGCttggaggttttttttacttcctaaGGAAAATtgaagaaagacattttttataccAAAATTTGAGACAATCAACGAAAACATAACTACAGACTATTTAAAGACAATCTctcacagaaaaaacaaaggagataGCATAACATACACCAAACAAGGCAAAATATAAGAAAACCTTTTGTAGTATATTTAGATCTGAGACCGAATGTCGAGGAACCCAATTTATGAAGGCAGTGCAGTACAAAGCTCGTAACCTAATCTCCTTATTCTCAGCATCCAGGAGGAAGCACCAACTTCCCACTGACTGCACTTCCATAAAAATAACCAATAGCTTGTCCAGAATAATGCACAGAGTTTCATCAATCATACCTTAAATTGTCCTACAATTAGTGCTGTGGTACAATAAATGTTAGAATAAATGTTCATCGTTAGTATCTGTGAGATCACCTGCTGTATCTCTTTAGACAGATGCAGTCCTTTCCTCTGGCCCAGTGTAACCAGTCTGTCTAAGAATCTCTTTTCTTCAGTTGAAGGATTGTCTTGAAACTTTTTCTGCCAAAACACACATCACACAA
Proteins encoded:
- the LOC114149071 gene encoding thimet oligopeptidase-like gives rise to the protein MQVLMRHILGRQFQRQLKLNLKGKKGCFVRFKKIFWTALLCVVDFPLLMFYMVCKCLKFSVVSLCFLASRHVLDFPQYVCPNKEVRSASTEADKKLSEFDVEISMREYVFKRMMALQKKFQDNPSTEEKRFLDRLVTLGQRKGLHLSKEIQQEVKKTSKLISDLSIEFNRNLNEDNTFLVFSEHELGGLAEIYLNGLERTAEGKYKVTLEYPHYHPLMKRCHNPETRRKMETAFHSRCKQVNTAILEQLIQLRAKVADLLGYSSHANYVLEINMAKHAGNVSGFIGTSLLIPRPHTNTYAVIYVACRLPRACHSTCLTVVLLVLEIEMRVCVTCI